A region from the Prionailurus viverrinus isolate Anna chromosome E2, UM_Priviv_1.0, whole genome shotgun sequence genome encodes:
- the MLYCD gene encoding malonyl-CoA decarboxylase, mitochondrial: MRGFGTALTARRLFPLRLPPRPPGPRLSSGPAAAEAGALERAMDELLRRAVPATPAYELREKTPAPAEGQCADFVSFYGGLAEAAERAELLSRLARGFGVDHGQVAEQSAGVLQLRQQPREAAVLLQAEDRLRYALVPRYRGLFHHISKLDGGVRFLVRLRADLLEAQALKLVEGPHVREMNGVLKGMLSEWFSSGFLSLERVTWHSPCEVLQKISESEAVHPVKNWMDMKRRVGPYRRCYFFSHCASPEEPLVVLHVALTSEISSNIQAIVKECPPSETEEGSQISAAIFYSISLTQPGLQGVELGTFLVKRVLKELQREFPHLGTFSSLSPIPGFTKWLLGLLNSQAKEHGRSELLTDSECKEISEILGGPVNETLKVSLSSSEWVKSEKLVRVLQAPLMRLCAWYLYGEKHRGYALNPVANFHLQNGAVLWRLNWLADTSLKGVTGSCGLMVNYRYYPEETAANSTSYLCAKNIKASEQVLSLVAQFHKNSKL; the protein is encoded by the exons ATGAGAGGCTTCGGGACCGCGCTGACGGCGCGGCGTCTCTTCCCCCTGCGGCTTCCTCCGCGGCCGCCCGGACCCCGGCTGTCGAGCgggccggcggcggcggaggcgggcGCCCTGGAGCGGGCCATGGACGAGCTGCTGCGCCGCGCAGTGCCCGCCACGCCGGCCTACGAGCTGCGCGAGAAGACGCCGGCGCCGGCCGAGGGCCAGTGCGCGGACTTCGTGAGCTTCTACGGCGGCCTGGCCGAGGCGGCCGAGCGCGCCGAGCTGCTGAGCCGCCTGGCGCGGGGCTTCGGCGTGGACCACGGCCAGGTGGCCGAGCAGAGCGCCGGCGTGCTCCAGCTGCGCCAGCAGCCGCGGGAGGCGGCCGTGCTGCTGCAGGCCGAGGACCGGCTGCGCTACGCGCTGGTGCCGCGCTACCGCGGCCTCTTCCACCACATCAGCAAGCTGGACGGCGGCGTGCGCTTCCTGGTGCGGCTGCGGGCCGACCTGCTCGAGGCGCAGGCGCTCAAGCTGGTGGAGGGGCCGCACGTCCGG GAGATGAACGGAGTGCTGAAGGGCATGCTCTCAGAGTGGTTCTCTTCGGGCTTCCTGAGCCTGGAACGGGTCACCTGGCACTCGCCGTGTGAGGTCCTGCAGAAAATCAGCGA GTCTGAGGCCGTGCATCCTGTAAAAAACTGGATGGATATGAAACGACGCGTCGGGCCTTACAGGAGGTGCTATTTCTTTTCTCACTGTGCAAGCCCCGAGGAGCCCTTGGTCGTGCTGCACGTGGCGCTGACCAGCGAGATCTCCAGCAACATCCAG GCCATAGTGAAGGAGTGTCCCCCGTCGGAGACGGAGGAGGGGAGCCAGATCTCTGCGGCCATCTTCTACTCCATCAGCCTGACGCAGCCCGGACTGCAGGGGGTAGAGCTGGGCACCTTCCTCGTCAAGCGAGTGCTCAAGGAGCTGCAG AGAGAGTTTCCTCATCTCGGGACGTTCTCAAGTCTGTCTCCTATCCCCGGCTTCACCAAGTGGCTTCTGGGGCTCCTGAACTCACAAGCAAAGGAACACGGGAGGAGTGAACTGCTCACAGATTCCGAATGTAAAGAGATCTCGGAGATCCTAGGCGGTCCCGTTAACGAGACCCTCAAGGTCTCGCTCAGCAGCAGCGAGTGGGTGAAGTCTGAGAAGCTGGTCAGGGTGCTGCAGGCCCCCTTGATGAGGCTCTGCGCCTGGTACCTGTACGGAGAGAAGCACCGGGGCTACGCCCTGAACCCCGTGGCAAACTTCCACCTGCAGAACGGGGCGGTGCTGTGGCGCCTCAACTGGCTGGCCGACACGAGCCTCAAGGGCGTCACCGGCTCCTGCGGCCTGATGGTCAACTACCGCTACTACCCGGAGGAGACGGCCGCCAACAGCACCAGCTACCTCTGCGCCAAGAACATCAAGGCTTCCGAGCAGGTGCTCAGCCTCGTGGCCCAGTTTCACAAGAACAGCAAACTTTAA